Part of the Catalinimonas alkaloidigena genome is shown below.
GCTGCCCAACCATTCCCCTCTGATTGTCGCTGAGCAGTTTGGTACTTTAGGCGCATTGTATCCCGGGCGTATTGATCTGGGACTGGGCCGGGCTCCGGGTACAGATCAGGCGACCGCACAGGCCATACGATCCGACAGGATGCAGGCAGTGCACCAGTTTCCCGAAGAAGTGGGTGAGATTCAGCAGTATTTCTCGGTAGATAATGCTGATCATCAGGTAAGGGCAACGGTAGCAGAAGGGGTTGAAGTACCTATTTACATTCTGGGTTCCAGTACTGACAGCGCGCATCTGGCCGCTAAAAAAGGACTTCCATACGCCTTTGCCAGTCACTTTGCTCCTGCGCATCTGTTTGAAGCTTTGCATATTTATCATAACAATTTTCAGCCTTCCGAATACCTGAAAGAGCCTTACACTATTGCCTGTATTAATGTAATTGCTGCGGAAAGTGATCAGAAGGCAGAAAAGATGTCTACTTCACTGGTAAGAATGATGCTGGGCGTGCTGACCAATAACCTGGATTATATGCAGCCTCCTACTGAGATGAATGCTGAGATCAGGGAGCTTATGCAACACCCTGCTTTTCAGCGTATGCTCAAATATGCTTTTATCGGTAGCAAAGAGACGGTGAAGCAAAAAACAGAAGCATTTTTACAGGAGACGGGCGTCAATGAGCTGATGGTAGCTTCTCATATTTACCATCATGAGGACAGGCTAAGATCTTATCGTATCTTTTCAGAAATCATGAAAGGAGAGTGATAAGAATAGAGGTAGTCTTATAGCTGACTACCTCTTTGTTTTCTGGAATCACCTGAAAATTAGAATAATTACCTGACTAACCAAGGTCTTTAACTCTCTATCCTAAGATTGAAAGGCTTCCAGCATTTCATCCTCCTTGAGTTTTTGGGCATCATAATGACGAATCATGGCTCGGGCCAGCACCCGCGTTGCATCAATGAGCAACATACCTTTGTATTCATTCTCTGTAATGGCCAGGGGAATCTCTGTACATCCCAAAATGATAGCCTCAGCCCCCTGCTTTTTCATCAGGTCCATCACATGATATAACTGAGCTTTGGATAAGTCTGTAATCCTTCTTCCTACTGATTTGATACCATAAGAAGGGTGGTAAATAGCAGTATGCACCAGCTCTTTTTGCATATCGGCATCC
Proteins encoded:
- a CDS encoding LLM class flavin-dependent oxidoreductase codes for the protein MSQHHKNIPYSILELASVGAGFSPAEVFRNSLDLAQKAEAMGYTRFWLAEHHNMISIASSATSVLIGHIAGGTEKIRVGSGGIMLPNHSPLIVAEQFGTLGALYPGRIDLGLGRAPGTDQATAQAIRSDRMQAVHQFPEEVGEIQQYFSVDNADHQVRATVAEGVEVPIYILGSSTDSAHLAAKKGLPYAFASHFAPAHLFEALHIYHNNFQPSEYLKEPYTIACINVIAAESDQKAEKMSTSLVRMMLGVLTNNLDYMQPPTEMNAEIRELMQHPAFQRMLKYAFIGSKETVKQKTEAFLQETGVNELMVASHIYHHEDRLRSYRIFSEIMKGE